From the genome of Tsukamurella pulmonis:
CTGCTGGCGGCGGCGCCCGGCCTGCGGGTGTACCTGCTGGGTGGGACCGAGGAGGTGAACGCGGCCGCGGCCGCGGCGGCCGCGCAGCGCTTCCCGGTCGAGATCGTGGGCCGCCACCACGGCTTCTTCGACCTCGACGACTGCCCCGAGATCCTGGCGGCGATCACCGCGGCCGCACCGGACGTGCTGCTCGTCGGCTTCGGCAATCCCCTGCAGGAGCAGTGGATCGCGCGCCACCGCGCCGCGCTGGCCGTGCCGCTGATCGCGGGAGTGGGCGGGCTCTTCGGGTTCTGGGCCGGCACCCGGACCCGCGCGCCCGGCCTGGCGCGGCGCCTGGGAGTGGAGTGGGTCGACATCCTGCTGCGCGAGCCGCACAAGGCCCGGCGCTACCTCCTCGGCAATCCCGCGTTCCTCGCGCGCGCCGCCCGGACCAGGGCCGCCGACCTGCGGAGCTGACCGGGTCCGATCCCCGTCACCCGCGCGGTGCTCAGCGCCGCGCGGGGCGGGCGCGCCGTGCGGGCCGGACGCTCCGCGCGAGGACCTCGGCGAGCGGCCGCACGGAGACCGGCGCGGCGTACGCGTGCAGGTAGTGCTCCCGCGCCGCGCGTCCCCGCCGCTCCGCCTCCGCGGGGTCGGCCAGGGCGTCGAACGCCCGGGCCAGGCCGGCCACGTCCTCCACGCCGATCGCGTCCTCCCCCGGGGGCTGGAACTCCGGGAGGGCGCCCTCGGTGGAGACGATCGGCGTCACCCCGAGCTGCATCGCGAGCACCTGCACCCCGCTCTGCGTGGCGAGCCGGTAGTGCGCCACCGAGCCCTTCGCGCGGGCCATCGGCGCCAGCACGTCGTCGTACGAGTACCGCCCTCGCTCCCAGCGCACCGACGGGGGCAGATCCTGCGGCAGGTCACCGTCGCCGATGAGGACCAGTTCGTCGCCGCGCCACCCCGGCCCGGCGACGTGACGCTCCCACGCGGCGAGGGTCACGCCGAGGTTCTTGTACTCCGACAGTCGCCCGACCGCCACGAAGTCCCGGCGGCCGGCGGCGGCCACGAACGGCGGCACGCGGGCCTCGTCGAGATCACTGGTCAGCGGCGCGACCGCGGCCGCGCCGACCCGCGCGCCGACGTGATCGCTGAACGCGACGGTCGCGGCCGCCGAACGGTTCCACCGGCCGAACAGCGCCCGCTCCCAGGCGGGGAAGACCTCGTCGGCACCGTGCGGTCGATCGTCGTGCACGAGGTTCACCCGGGGGGCGCCGCCCGCGAGCAGCATCCAGCGCGGGTCGCGCACCAGCTCGGTGACCACCACGTCGGGGGCGAAGGCCCGCACCGCCCGCAGCCCGGCCGCGAAACCCGGCCAGGTGGAGGCCGTGCGCGGGCGGGCGTCGAGCACCCGCTCGTAGGCGCGCGCCCCGTCGGACTCCGGGTGCTGATCGGTGGTCACCAGGAGCACCTCCCAGCCGGCCTCGATCAGCTGCTCGCAGTACACCCGGGCCAGGGGCCGCATCCACGGCGAGAGCCAGAGAACGCGTCCCGTCATCGCAGGACCCCGGCGAACGCCGCCTCGTAGGCGTCGGCCATGGCCTCGACGGAGTAGTTGGACCGCATCCGCTCGAATCCCCTGTCGCCCAGGGCCGCCCATTCCTGCGGGTGGGCGAGCATGTCGGTCATCGCCGCGCGCCAGCCGTCGACGGTGACCTCCTCGACGAGGCGCCCGGCCTCGCCGTGGGCGAGGATCTCCGGGATCGCGCCGACGGCCGAGGCGACCACCGGCACGCGGCGGGCCATGGCCTCGAGGATCACCAGCGGGAAGGCCTCGTCGCGGCTGGGCACGCACAGCAGATCCGCCTCGGCGAGGGCCGCCTCGGGGCCGGGCGTCCATCCGCGCCAGTGCACGCGATCGCGCACGGAGTCCGGGGTCATGGCCTCGAGCCGCGCGCGGTCGGGACCGTCGCCGTAGATGGAGAGCTCCCAGTCCTGATCGGGAACGCCCGCCAGGGCGGCGGCCAGTAGGTGCGGGTTCTTGAACTCGACGGCGCGGGCGAGCACGACCAGGCGGCGCGGGCGGCCGAGCGGGGGCCGCGGCGGGACCTCGCCGCGGGCGGCGGCGCGGTCGATGCCGTTGGGCGCGGTGAAGACCGGTGCGTTCAGGTCCTGGAACTGCGGGCCCACGTCCCAGTGCCCGTCCGCGAGGCCGACGAAACCGTCGGCGCGGCGCATCGCGCGGGCCAGGGGCGCCGAGAAGGTCGGCTCCTGCGCGTCGAACCAGGAGTGGGAGGCGACCAGCCAGCGCCGGTCACGGCGGCCGGCGCGCCACAGCGTCGCGAATCCGGTCTCGGTGTTCGTGGTCGCGCTGATGAGGATCTGCGGGCCCGTGACGGGATCGAGCACGGGCGCGAACCAGGGCTGCCGGACGACGCGCACCGAGTGCGGGACGTCGGCGACGAGCGGGCCGAAGCGTTGCATGCACGCGATGGTCACCGGGTAGCCGCGCCGGTCGAGCTCGGCGGCGAGGAGCACGTGCTGCCGCTCGGCGCCGCCGTAGACCAGCCGGTTCGTCGTGATCACGATCGCGGGTCGATCGGTGGCGCGCGCCGCGCGGGCGTGCGCGCGGCGGGTGGAGCGCTGCACGCGGTCGAGGACCGAGGTGCCGGCCAGGTACAGATCGGCGGTGCGGGCCCCGCCGTCGTGCTCGAGGTTGAGTGCGATGTTGGCGCGGAGCAGGTCGCCGGAGCGCCGGCTCGCGCGCGCGTCGTCGGCGACGGTGCCGCCGCTCGTGTGCGTGATCCCCTCGTCGTCAGTGAGGACCAGCCGCCAGCCCGCGCCGCGGGCCCGCTGCTGCCAGTCCGTCTCCTCGCCGTAGAGGAAGAACTCCTCGTCGAACGGGCCCAGCGCGTCCCAGGCGTCGCGCTGGATCGCCAGGCACGCGCCGGTCAGGTAGCCGTCGACCTCGGCCGGGGCCTGCGCGTACAGGTCGGAGAGCGGCGTGGCGCGCAGGCGCGGGGCGTACCCGGCGTACGAGACCAGTGCGCGGATCGGGCCCCGACGGCGGTGCGCGACGTCCCACTCGCGGTCGGCGGCGTCCCGATGTGCAGGATCATGAATTCTCGGCGCGGCTGCGGCGACGCCCGGAGACCGCAGCGCGGCACGGGTCGCAGCCAGATCGCCGCGCAGCACCGCGTCCGGGTTGAGCAACAGCAGATCGGCGTCGGGTGCGAGTGCGGCGAGCCGGTTGACCGCGGCGGCGAAGCCGACGTTCGTCCCGTCGCCGTGCCATGCGACATCGGGAAAATCTGCCCGCAACTCGGCCATCCCGGGCCAGTCCGCACCGGAGTTGTCCCAGATCAACGTACGTGTACGAGAAAGGTGCTCGGCGACGGAGTCCAGACAGGCCCGCAGGTCGTCCGGATTCTTGTAGGCCACGACGAGCACCGCGAGCGGGCGGTGCCCCGGCGTCGCCGGCGGCGGGGCGGACCGGAGTCCGCCGGGGAGATAGGCGCGGTCGAGCTCGCTCGGCACGAACTTCTCCTCACAGGTCGCCGGGTCCTTCAGCTTCGACATACTATACGGAAGGACAGCGTGGCATGATTCGGCATTGCACAGTCGGATCGCCGGCGCCGGCGCGAGGGAGAGGACGGCGGTGGACGAGTCAGCACGCCGCGGGCGGCCTCTCCGGGAACCCGGTCGCGTCACCGGGTCCGCGTCACATCGCGGTCAGCATGTCGGCCAGGTGCGCGGCCATGACCTCCGTCGTGAACCGCTCGCGCGCCCGTGCCGCTGCGGCGCGGCCCATCGCGATCCGCGCGGCGTCGTCGGCGAGCAGCTCGGAGATCGCCGCGGCCATCGCGTCGGGGTCCTCCGGCGGCACCAGCAGTCCCGTCACGCCGTGCTCCACGTAGTCGGAGACGCCGGGATTGTCCGTCACCACGACCGGGCGCCCGCTGGCCATCGCCTCCAGCACCACCGTGAGACCGGAGCCGGTGACTGTACGATGAAGTGCAATCGCAATCAGGCCCGCCCGGGCGTAGAGGTCGCGGATCCGTCCGTCCAAACGCTCGGTGTGCACCGTCACCAAGCCTTCGGGAGCGTCGAAATGCAATCCGGAGGCCAGTTCGAGATGTGCTCGGGGCCGCGTCGCGCGAACCCGCTGCATCGCACGGATCAGGGTGGCGTGGTCGCGGAAGCGGTCCTCGCCGGCGCTCACGACGAGATCCGTGTCTTCCGGAACCGGTTGCTCGACATAGAAATCGGTATCGATACCCAGGGGGATGAACTGCATACGGGAAGCGGCCAGCCCCCACTCCCGCTGGAGCACCGGCAGTACGGCCGAGCACTGCGCCCACACCGCCGCGGCCCGCGGCAGTGCGCGCGCCGCCAGCTCGCCGTGCACCCGGCCGGCGCCGGCGCGAGTGGTCAACCAGCCGACGCCCGCGGCGACCGGCGTCCTCCCCGTCAGCAGCGCCGGGACCCCCGTGCGCTCGTCGTAGGCGAGGATCGCGTCGCCGCCGCGCGCACCGGCTCCGAGCGTCCGTTCGACGAACTCGTAGCCGCCGGTGCGGTGCCGCACCGATCGGGCGAGCCGCTGCTCGACGCGCCCGCGGAGCCCCTCGCCGGGCCGCGCGGAGGCGAACTCGACGCGCATCCCATGATTCTCGAGCCGATGGAGGCCGTACGGTGACCGATCGGGAACTTCACCCGCCGCATGGCGGCGCGCCCACGCCGGAGCCGTCAATCCCCCAGCAAGAGGCACCGTCACCCGCACCGAATCATCCCTTCGATCCGACGGCCACCCCGCCCTCGGGAACGCACGCCCCCGCACCGTCTGGGGATGAGGGTATCGAGTCGCACAACGACACGGAGCGGGGGCGGGCGACACCCGGCCGTATCGCCAAGGCGTTCGGCCTGCAGCTCGTCGCCCGCGTCGTCGGCCTCGTCGCCTCGCTCGCCACGATGGCGATCACCACGACCCACCTCGGGCTCGTCTCCTACGGGCACCTGACCTCGGCGATCGTCTTCATCGGCCTGTGGACGAGCCTCACGGAACTGGGCATCGGCGCGGTCGTGGTCCGGCGCGTCACGTCCGGCACCGGCGATCTGCAGCACCTGATCCGGCTGAACGTCGGGCTGTCGCTGGCCTACTGCGTTCCCCTCGCCGCCGCGGCGATCGGACGGGCTGGCTGATCTACCGCGACACCGCGGAGGTCCCGATGATGATCGCGATCATCGCCGGCGGCCTCGCGCTGACCACGTTGGCCTCGTGCTTCCAGCCGCTGTTCATGACCGACGTGCGGTTCGGCGCGGTCGCGGTCTCCGACGTCGGCGGACGCGCACTCTCGCTGATCGGCACCATCGTGCTGGTCCGGATCGACGCCGATCTGGTGTGGTTCGCGGCGGTGCAGCTGATCCCGCCGCTGGTGATGCTGCTCATCCAGGGCTTCGTCGCGCATCGGGCCGTGGGCATCCGCCCGGTGTTCTCGGCCCGGCAGAGCTGGGAGCTGATCCGCGAGAGCCTGCCCCAGACCGGCGTGCTCATCGTGGCGGCCCTGTACTGGCGCGCCGACGCCTTCCTGCTCAGCGTGCTCAGCACGCCGGCGCAGACCGGTGCCTACGGCCTGGCCTATCAGATCACCTCGAACGCCACGGTGATCTCCGCCGTCTTCCTGGCCTCGTCGCTGTCGACCATGACCAACCTGTTCGCCACCGACAGAGCCCGCTTCGCGCAGTTCGTCCAGCGCAGCGCGGAGGTCCTGATCTTCGTCGGCGCGCCGATCGCGGTGGTCGGCCTGGTCCTCTCGCCCAGCCTGATCGGGCTGCTCGCGACGCAGGAGTTCGTCGTGGCGGGCGGCCGGACGCTCGCGCTGCTCTTCATCGCGCTCGCCGTCACCTTCGTCACGGCGGTCCTGAGCCAGGCGCTCTTCGCGGCCCACGACCAGGTGTTCCTGCTGCGCCTGAACGTGGTGAACCTCACCGGCAACATCGTGCTGAACGTCGCCCTGATCCCGTTCTTCGGCGCGATCGGCGCGGCGAGCGCGCTCATCGTCAGCGAGGTCATCGGGATGGTCGTCGCCGGCTGGCGCCTGCGCTCGCGCGCGCCCTTCCAGGCGCCGTGGGGATACCTGCTCCGCCTGGCGGTGCCGCTCGCGGTCGCCACGAGCGTGGCGATCGTCCTGCGCCACCAGTTCGTCCTGATCCCGCTCACAGCTTCGGCAGTGGCATACCTGCTCACCAGCGCACTCGTCGGGCCGATCCGCCTGCGGACGCTATGGGACTGGCGAAGCCCAGCTCCGGAGCCGACGAAGTGTGAGCAAGCCGCAGGTGTAGGTGCACTTGCGTGAATCGACGTAGTACAGTCAATGCCGTATATATGCGATTGCAACAGCACTGAGGGAGACCCTGCCAATGAACGTCGCCGGCTTCCTGCGCTGGGCACTCACCAAACCCGCGATCATCCTCCTGGTGATCGTCGCCGGCATCGCCGGCGGCGCCATCGGTGGAAGTCGACCACCTCGCACTTCGAGAGCAGTGCGGCAGTCCTGGTGATTGGGCGGCACGTCCGCCGGACTTTTGGCAGCTCCAACGCAACTGTGATTCACCCCGGCGGTTCCGAGCCAGCGCTCATTACGGCGCAAGCCCACAGACCCCAGGTGCTTCACTGGCTCGGCCGTCGCGCGGACACCGTGAAGGTGATGAGCGGGGAGATCTGCTTGGGTTGCCCGTCGCCGGACGCGGCGCATCATCGTCACGTCGGGGGAGGCACCGGCCCCCTCGAGCGCGGCGGCACCGCGCGGGACTCCGGCCACCACGGTGAGCACCTGGGCGTCTGGCCGCGCCGTAGTCGAGGCTGGTGAAGGGGTTGTCCTGGCGTTGACGCTGCCGGCTCCGGGGGAATCACCAGGACTGCGCACTGCTCTCGAAGTGCGAGGTGGTCGACTTCCACCGATGGCGCCGCCGGCGATGCCGGCGACGATCACCAGGAGGATGATCGCGGGTTTGGTGAGTGCCAGCGCAGGAAGCCGGCGACGTTCATTGGCAGGGTCTCCCTCAGTGCTGTTGCAATCGCATATATACGGCATTGACTGTACTACGTCGATTCACGCAGTGCACCTCACACCTGCGGCCTTGCTCACACTTCGTCGGCTCCGGAGCTGGGCTTCGCCAGTCCCATCAGCGTCCGCAGGCGGATCGGCCCGACGAGTGCGCTGGTGAGCAGGTATGCCACTGCCGAAGCTGTGAGCGGGATCAGGACGAACTGGTGGCGCAGGACGATCGCCACGCTCGTGGCGACCGCGAGCGGCACCGCCAGGCGGAGCAGGTATCCCCACGGCGCCTGGAAGGGCGCGCGCGAGCGCAGGCGCCAGCCGGCGACGACCATCCCGATGACCTCGCTGACGATGAGCGCGCTCGCCGCGCCGATCGCGCCGAAGAACGGGATCAGGGCGACGTTCAGCACGATGTTGCCGGTGAGGTTCACCACGTTCAGGCGCAGCAGGAACACCTGGTCGTGGGCCGCGAAGAGCGCCTGGCTCAGGACCGCCGTGACGAAGGTGACGGCGAGCGCGATGAAGAGCAGCGCGAGCGTCCGGCCGCCCGCCACGACGAACTCCTGCGTCGCGAGCAGCCCGATCAGGCTGGGCGAGAGGACCAGGCCGACCACCGCGATCGGCGCGCCGACGAAGATCAGGACCTCCGCGCTGCGCTGGACGAACTGCGCGAAGCGGGCTCTGTCGGTGGCGAACAGGTTGGTCATGGTCGACAGCGACGAGGCCAGGAAGACGGCGGAGATCACCGTGGCGTTCGAGGTGATCTGATAGGCCAGGCCGTAGGCACCGGTCTGCGCCGGCGTGCTGAGCACGCTGAGCAGGAAGGCGTCGGCGCGCCAGTACAGGGCCGCCACGATGAGCACGCCGGTCTGGGGCAGGCTCTCGCGGATCAGCTCCCAGCTCTGCCGGGCCGAGAACACCGGGCGGATGCCCACGGCCCGATGCGCGACGAAGCCCTGGATGAGCAGCATCACCAGCGGCGGGATCAGCTGCACCGCCGCGAACCACACCAGATCGGCGTCGATCCGGACCAGCACGATGGTGCCGATCAGCGAGAGTGCGCGTCCGCCGACGTCGGAGACCGCGACCGCGCCGAACCGCACGTCGGTCATGAACAGCGGCTGGAAGCACGAGGCCAACGTGGTCAGCGCGAGGCCGCCGGCGATGATCGCGATCATCATCGGGACCTCCGCGGTGTCGCGGTAGATCAGCCAGCCCGTCCCGATCGCCGCGGCGGCGAGGGGAACGCAGTAGGCCAGCGACAGCCCGACGTTCAGCCGGATCAGGTGCTGCAGATCGCCGGTGCCGGACGTGACGCGCCGGACCACGACCGCGCCGATGCCCAGTTCCGTGAGGCTCGTCCACAGGCCGATGAAGACGATCGCCGAGGTCAGGTGCCCGTAGGAGACGAGCCCGAGGTGGTCGTGGTGATCGCCATCGTGGCGAGCGAGGCGACGAGGCCGACGACGCGGGCGACGAGCTGCAGGCCGAACGCCTTGGCGATACGGCCGGGGTGTCGCCCGCCCCCGCTCCGTGTCGTTGTGCGACTCGATACCCTCATCCCCAGACGGTGCGGGGGCGTGCGTTCCCGAGGCGGGGTGGCCGTCGGATCGAAGGGATGATTCGGTGCGGGTGACGGTGCCTCTTGCTGGGGATTGACGGCTCCGGCGTGGGCGCGCCGCCATGCGGCGGGTGAAGTTCCCGATCGGTCACCGTACGGCCTCCATCGGCTCGAGAATCATGGGATGCGCGTCGAGTTCGCCTCCGCGCGGCCCGGCGAGGGGCTCCGCGGGCGCGTCGAGCAGCGGCTCGCCCGATCGGTGCGGCACCGCACCGGCGGCTACGAGTTCGTCGAACGGACGCTCGGAGCCGGTGCGCGCGGCGGCGACGCGATCCTCGCCTACGACGAGCGCACGGGGGTCCCGGCGCTGCTGACGGGGAGGACGCCGGTCGCCGCGGGCGTCGGCTGGTTGACCACTCGCGCCGGCGCCGGCCGGGTGCACGGCGAGCTGGCGGCGCGCGCACTGCCGCGGGCCGCGGCGGTGTGGGCGCAGTGCTCGGCCGTACTGCCGGTGCTCCAGCGGGAGTGGGGGCTGGCCGCTTCCCGTATGCAGTTCATCCCCCTGGGTATCGATACCGATTTCTATGTCGAGCAACCGGTTCCGGAAGACACGGATCTCGTCGTGAGCGCCGGCGAGGACCGCTTCCGCGACCACGCCACCCTGATCCGTGCGATGCAGCGGGTTCGCGCGACGCGGCCCCGAGCACATCTCGAACTGGCCTCCGGATTGCATTTCGACGCTCCCGAAGGCTTGGTGACGGTGCACACCGAGCGTTTGGACGGACGGATCCGCGACCTCTACGCCCGGGCGGGCCTGATTGCGATTGCACTTCATCGTACAGTCACCGGCT
Proteins encoded in this window:
- a CDS encoding WecB/TagA/CpsF family glycosyltransferase — protein: MHDVHMLGVRFDDLPFDEAVSRLREAARGDRTRTVVFPNAATLNLAAQSRDYRDVLNSSSFVFGDGTGVRWAARMRGVRLRANLNGTDVIPALLAAAPGLRVYLLGGTEEVNAAAAAAAAQRFPVEIVGRHHGFFDLDDCPEILAAITAAAPDVLLVGFGNPLQEQWIARHRAALAVPLIAGVGGLFGFWAGTRTRAPGLARRLGVEWVDILLREPHKARRYLLGNPAFLARAARTRAADLRS
- a CDS encoding glycosyltransferase family 4 protein encodes the protein MTGRVLWLSPWMRPLARVYCEQLIEAGWEVLLVTTDQHPESDGARAYERVLDARPRTASTWPGFAAGLRAVRAFAPDVVVTELVRDPRWMLLAGGAPRVNLVHDDRPHGADEVFPAWERALFGRWNRSAAATVAFSDHVGARVGAAAVAPLTSDLDEARVPPFVAAAGRRDFVAVGRLSEYKNLGVTLAAWERHVAGPGWRGDELVLIGDGDLPQDLPPSVRWERGRYSYDDVLAPMARAKGSVAHYRLATQSGVQVLAMQLGVTPIVSTEGALPEFQPPGEDAIGVEDVAGLARAFDALADPAEAERRGRAAREHYLHAYAAPVSVRPLAEVLARSVRPARRARPARR
- a CDS encoding glycosyltransferase, translating into MSKLKDPATCEEKFVPSELDRAYLPGGLRSAPPPATPGHRPLAVLVVAYKNPDDLRACLDSVAEHLSRTRTLIWDNSGADWPGMAELRADFPDVAWHGDGTNVGFAAAVNRLAALAPDADLLLLNPDAVLRGDLAATRAALRSPGVAAAAPRIHDPAHRDAADREWDVAHRRRGPIRALVSYAGYAPRLRATPLSDLYAQAPAEVDGYLTGACLAIQRDAWDALGPFDEEFFLYGEETDWQQRARGAGWRLVLTDDEGITHTSGGTVADDARASRRSGDLLRANIALNLEHDGGARTADLYLAGTSVLDRVQRSTRRAHARAARATDRPAIVITTNRLVYGGAERQHVLLAAELDRRGYPVTIACMQRFGPLVADVPHSVRVVRQPWFAPVLDPVTGPQILISATTNTETGFATLWRAGRRDRRWLVASHSWFDAQEPTFSAPLARAMRRADGFVGLADGHWDVGPQFQDLNAPVFTAPNGIDRAAARGEVPPRPPLGRPRRLVVLARAVEFKNPHLLAAALAGVPDQDWELSIYGDGPDRARLEAMTPDSVRDRVHWRGWTPGPEAALAEADLLCVPSRDEAFPLVILEAMARRVPVVASAVGAIPEILAHGEAGRLVEEVTVDGWRAAMTDMLAHPQEWAALGDRGFERMRSNYSVEAMADAYEAAFAGVLR
- a CDS encoding glycosyltransferase family 4 protein, producing the protein MRVEFASARPGEGLRGRVEQRLARSVRHRTGGYEFVERTLGAGARGGDAILAYDERTGVPALLTGRTPVAAGVGWLTTRAGAGRVHGELAARALPRAAAVWAQCSAVLPVLQREWGLAASRMQFIPLGIDTDFYVEQPVPEDTDLVVSAGEDRFRDHATLIRAMQRVRATRPRAHLELASGLHFDAPEGLVTVHTERLDGRIRDLYARAGLIAIALHRTVTGSGLTVVLEAMASGRPVVVTDNPGVSDYVEHGVTGLLVPPEDPDAMAAAISELLADDAARIAMGRAAAARARERFTTEVMAAHLADMLTAM
- a CDS encoding lipopolysaccharide biosynthesis protein, with amino-acid sequence MTDRELHPPHGGAPTPEPSIPQQEAPSPAPNHPFDPTATPPSGTHAPAPSGDEGIESHNDTERGRATPGRIAKAFGLQLVARVVGLVASLATMAITTTHLGLVSYGHLTSAIVFIGLWTSLTELGIGAVVVRRVTSGTGDLQHLIRLNVGLSLAYCVPLAAAAIGRAG
- a CDS encoding polysaccharide biosynthesis C-terminal domain-containing protein, encoding MMIAIIAGGLALTTLASCFQPLFMTDVRFGAVAVSDVGGRALSLIGTIVLVRIDADLVWFAAVQLIPPLVMLLIQGFVAHRAVGIRPVFSARQSWELIRESLPQTGVLIVAALYWRADAFLLSVLSTPAQTGAYGLAYQITSNATVISAVFLASSLSTMTNLFATDRARFAQFVQRSAEVLIFVGAPIAVVGLVLSPSLIGLLATQEFVVAGGRTLALLFIALAVTFVTAVLSQALFAAHDQVFLLRLNVVNLTGNIVLNVALIPFFGAIGAASALIVSEVIGMVVAGWRLRSRAPFQAPWGYLLRLAVPLAVATSVAIVLRHQFVLIPLTASAVAYLLTSALVGPIRLRTLWDWRSPAPEPTKCEQAAGVGALA
- a CDS encoding polysaccharide biosynthesis C-terminal domain-containing protein, which encodes MTSAIVFIGLWTSLTELGIGAVVVRRVTSGTGDLQHLIRLNVGLSLAYCVPLAAAAIGTGWLIYRDTAEVPMMIAIIAGGLALTTLASCFQPLFMTDVRFGAVAVSDVGGRALSLIGTIVLVRIDADLVWFAAVQLIPPLVMLLIQGFVAHRAVGIRPVFSARQSWELIRESLPQTGVLIVAALYWRADAFLLSVLSTPAQTGAYGLAYQITSNATVISAVFLASSLSTMTNLFATDRARFAQFVQRSAEVLIFVGAPIAVVGLVLSPSLIGLLATQEFVVAGGRTLALLFIALAVTFVTAVLSQALFAAHDQVFLLRLNVVNLTGNIVLNVALIPFFGAIGAASALIVSEVIGMVVAGWRLRSRAPFQAPWGYLLRLAVPLAVATSVAIVLRHQFVLIPLTASAVAYLLTSALVGPIRLRTLMGLAKPSSGADEV
- a CDS encoding glycosyltransferase family 4 protein, producing the protein MRVEFASARPGEGLRGRVEQRLARSVRHRTGGYEFVERTLGAGARGGDAILAYDERTGVPALLTGRTPVAAGVGWLTTRAGAGRVHGELAARALPRAAAVWAQCSAVLPVLQREWGLAASRMQFIPLGIDTDFYVEQPVPEDTDLVVSAGEDRFRDHATLIRAMQRVRATRPRAHLELASGLHFDAPEGLVTVHTERLDGRIRDLYARAGLIAIALHRTVTGSGLTVVLEAMASGRPVVVTDNPGVSDYVEHGVTGLLVPPEDPDAMAAAISELLADDAARIAMGRAAAARARERFTTEVMAAHLADMLTAM